The Streptomyces sp. NBC_00162 sequence GTAGGCGAGCTGCCCCGCACCTACGAGGGCCGGCCGCGCGTGGCGGTGTACACCTCGCCTCCCTTCGCCGAGTACGCCAAGCTCATCCTCAAGGTCAGCCACAACCTGGGCGCCAACCTGGGCATGTGCCTGATGGCCGTCACGACCGGCAGCCACGACTGCATGGACGGGTTCCCGGTGCTGGCCGGGTTCCTGGACGAGGCGGGCGTCGACCGCAAGCAGGTGCAGCTCCTCGACGGCCGCGGCGGCAACCCCGTCGACCGGTCCACGCCGCAGGCGGAGGCGGAGATGCTGACGTACTGGCAGCGCAACCCCGAGGCGAAGCTCTTCCGGGAGGCACTGCCCATCCTCGGCGTCGACGGCCTGCTGGCCGAGAACTGCCGCGACTGCCCCGCGCGCGGAAAGGTGTTCGCCAAGACCGGCGCCGCCGTGGGGCTGGACGCCCTCAACGACCGCCTGGGCGTGGGAGCGATCACGATCGCCGGGTACCTGGACAAGGGCGGCGGCCGCTACGACGTCTTCTACGCCGGCGTCACCGGTGCCTCCACGCCGACGACCGACCCGAGCGGCATCCTGAGCATCGCCAACGACCTCGCCATGATCGCCGCGTACCTCCAGGAGGAGTGAGCAGGGCGGCCGACGCCGTCGGGAACCCGTGAACCGCCTCCCGGTGCGGGGCGGTTCACGGGTTCCCGACGGGGAGCGGCGCCGGGCTGAGCACCGCGAGGTCCGGGCCGTAGGCGACCACGAGCCGCCCGTCCGGGGCCGTGGTGAGCGCACCCACGGGGAGCGGGAGCAGGTGGTCGTCGGCGGCCTCGCGCCCCGTGGCCAGGTCCCAGAAGCGCACGGACTGTTCGTGGCCGATGGCCACGACCGGCCGGCCGTCCTTGACGGTGACGGCAAGGGTTGCGTGTGAGTCCTTGTGACCGGTCTGCGCTCCGCCGATCTGCTGCAGGGTGGCGAGGTCCCACAGCCGTACGGTCCGGTCCCGGCTCTTGCTGATCGCGGCGACCCGCCCGTCCAGCACCACGGTCGCCACGGCCGTCACCCAGTCGCTGTGGCCGGTGAGGGGTTGGCCGATCTGCCGGCCCGTGCCGAGGTCCCAGAGCCGTACGGTCTTGTCCCAGCTTCCCGTGACGGCGACGGGGCGTCCCTCCAGCACGGCCGTCGCGAGGGCGGTGACCCGGCTGGAGTGGCCCGCGAGGGGCTCGCCGACCCGCTGACGGGTGGTGAGGTCCCAGACGGCCAGGGTGCGGTCGCTGCCGGCCGTGACGGCGACGGGGCGGCCGTCCAGGGTCGCGGTGGCCATGGCCAGCACCCGGTCGTGGTGGGTGAGGAAGCGGCCGTCGAGGTCTCCCGCGGCGGCCGGATCCAGGATCTGCACTGCGGCGCCCGGACCGGCGGTGACGATGACGACCCGCCCGTCCACCACCGCCGTGGCGAGGGCGGCGGGCTCACCTTCCGGGCCGGTCACGGGGGCAGTGGCCGGCCGGCCGGTGGCCAGGTCCCAGGTGCGCAGGGTGTGGTCGGCGCCTGCCGTGACGGCAACGGGACGCCCGTCGAGAACGGCCGTCGCGATCGCCAGGACCGGTCCGCTGTGCCCTTGTCCTTGCCCCGCGTCGCCGTGCCCCGTCGTGTGCGAGTCGCCGAGGTCCCAGACGCGAAGTGTGTGGTCGGCGCCCGCGGTCACGGCGACCGGCCGCCCGTCCAGGACCGTCGTCGCCACGTCCCAGACCCGGCCGGTGTGGCCGGTGTGACCGGTCAGCAGTTGGCCGTTCCTGCGGTCGGAGAGCAGGTGCCACAGCGGTGTCTGCCGAGGCGTGCCGGTGGACTGGGAAGGCAGCTGTCCGGTCGCGCCGATGCTTCGGATCACCCGCGTGCCGTCCGTGTGGTGGCCGTCGGCCGTCAGGTCCCAGATGCGCAGGGACCCGTCCGCCGCGGTGGCGAGGGCTACCGTCCGCCCTCCCGACACCGTGGTCTCCCGGGCCCGTACGTAGGCGCCGCGTTGACGGACACCGCTCAGGGCGCCGATGAACTCGGGGTCCTCGTCGTCGAGCCCGAGGGCGACCGCTCTCCCCTGCACCACGGTCAGGGCGGACACACCGGGCACCTCCGCGGCGCGGGACAGGTCCGGGGAGGCCGGGGAGGTCTCCGCCGGGTGGCCGGTGGTCAGGTCCCACGCGCCCGGCTCCGCGCCATCAGCCCGGGCGGTGAGGGCGAGCATGCGCCCGTCGAGGTCGACGGTCCTCACCACCCGCAGGGACTCCCCCACTTGGCGGCCGCGGGCCAGGTCCCACAGCTCCACGGTCCGGTTCACGTCCGTGCGGTCGAGGGTGACGACGACACGGCGCCCGTCGTCCAGCGTCGCGACGTCGATCGCCGACGGGAACGCGTTGACCTGCCTGCCGCTGAGCGGGTCCCAGACGCGCAGCGTCCCTTCCGCCCCCAGGGTGAGGACGCCGCGGCGCCCGTCCAGGACGGTGTCCTCCACCACCCTGACGAATTCCCCGGCCTCACGGCCGGTGGCCAGGTCCCACACGAGGACCGCCTCGTCGGCGTGCAGCGTGAGCGCGACGGCCTTCCCGTCGGCCACCGCCGTGGCCACGGACAGCACTTCGGCCGTCACCGACGACACCGGATCGGTGTGGCCGGTGACGGGGTCATGGAGCTGTACGCCCGTCGCCACGTCCCATATCCGCACGGTGTTGTCCCGGCTGCCGGAGACGGCGACCGGCCTTCCGCCGACGATCGCGGTGCCGACCGCCGTCACCGGACCGTCATGGCCGGTGAAGGTGCCCAGCAGCCGACGCTCCGGCAGGGAAGACCCGTTCGCCCAGTCCGCCGTCCACGCGGCGGTGGGCTCTCCCGGCAGATCCGCGACGTGCTCACTCTCGGAGTTCTCAGACATGCCCAGAGGCTAGGCGCCGCCTCTGACATTCGGGGTCAGCGGGCCCCGGGGCTGAGCTCCTGCAGGACGGCCTGTCCCGCCGCACGGTGTTCGGCGGCCGCGGCCCGGTCCGTGCCGTCGAGCACGATCGCGATCCCCTCGTGGGCCAGTGCTTCCTCGTGCCGGTATCCCAGCCTCGGGGCCAGCTCCAGCGCCTGCCGGTACAGCCGCAGGGCCTCCTCGGGGAGGGCCGCGAGCCGGCAGGTCTCGGCGTAGCCGTTGAGGAAACGGATCTTCCAGTGTTCCTCGAACAGTTCGTCCAACAGCGCGAAGGCCTCCCGGTGACTGGCCAGTGCCTCCTCGTACCGGCCCATCCGCCGCAGGGCGACGCCCAGGCAGTTGAGGGCCCACGCCTCGTTGTTCATGTGCCCGTCCTCGCGGGCCAGTGCCAGCGCCAGGTGCAGGTGCTCCGCCGCCTCTTCGGGCGCCTCGCCGGCGATGGCCACGCCGAGGGTGATCCGTGCCGTCAGCGTCGGCGGCCATGCCGGGTCCGCGTGCGGAATGCCCAGCACCTCCCGGGCCCGCCGCGCCGCCTGCTCACGGTCTCCCAGTTGCAGCATCGCCCAGGCCTCGGAGGCGGCCGCGTGGGCCGCGCCCGCCGGGAGACCGGCTTGCTCGTACAACATCCCTGCCAGCCCGAAGAGTTCGAGCGGCTCCTCGACACTCCCCTGCTCCCACCTCAGATAGCCGCGGCGCATGGCCAGTTCGGCCTCCGAGCGCACGTCCCCCGCCCGGGACACCTCGACCCCGGCCGCCTCGTACGCGGCTCCGGCCTCCGCCATCCGGCCCGCGTTGTAACGGGCGAAGCCCAGGTCGCTGTACGCCTCGGCCAGTTGCAGCGGATCGCCCAGGCGCTCGGCGGCGGCGAGCGACCGCTCGAAGAGGTGGTTGAGGTGCGTCGTACCGCAGCGCCGCGCGAAGTACGCCCGCAGGAAGCGCGGCAGCTCGCACACGTGCACATCGGCCCCGACGGCGACCGCCGTCTCGAAGGCGGCGATCATCGCTTCGTACTCCGCGACGAGCCAGGCCAAGGCCGTGTTCTTGTCCGTGAACCGCG is a genomic window containing:
- a CDS encoding WD40 repeat domain-containing protein, whose amino-acid sequence is MSENSESEHVADLPGEPTAAWTADWANGSSLPERRLLGTFTGHDGPVTAVGTAIVGGRPVAVSGSRDNTVRIWDVATGVQLHDPVTGHTDPVSSVTAEVLSVATAVADGKAVALTLHADEAVLVWDLATGREAGEFVRVVEDTVLDGRRGVLTLGAEGTLRVWDPLSGRQVNAFPSAIDVATLDDGRRVVVTLDRTDVNRTVELWDLARGRQVGESLRVVRTVDLDGRMLALTARADGAEPGAWDLTTGHPAETSPASPDLSRAAEVPGVSALTVVQGRAVALGLDDEDPEFIGALSGVRQRGAYVRARETTVSGGRTVALATAADGSLRIWDLTADGHHTDGTRVIRSIGATGQLPSQSTGTPRQTPLWHLLSDRRNGQLLTGHTGHTGRVWDVATTVLDGRPVAVTAGADHTLRVWDLGDSHTTGHGDAGQGQGHSGPVLAIATAVLDGRPVAVTAGADHTLRTWDLATGRPATAPVTGPEGEPAALATAVVDGRVVIVTAGPGAAVQILDPAAAGDLDGRFLTHHDRVLAMATATLDGRPVAVTAGSDRTLAVWDLTTRQRVGEPLAGHSSRVTALATAVLEGRPVAVTGSWDKTVRLWDLGTGRQIGQPLTGHSDWVTAVATVVLDGRVAAISKSRDRTVRLWDLATLQQIGGAQTGHKDSHATLAVTVKDGRPVVAIGHEQSVRFWDLATGREAADDHLLPLPVGALTTAPDGRLVVAYGPDLAVLSPAPLPVGNP